The DNA sequence GTTGGCAGTTGCCGTTTCATCCGGCTGGAGAGTAGTTCATAGGCAGGTCCGAAGACCAGGCCGGTTGGATTACCGGCACCATCAAATTCTATGCCTTCCGGCAATTGTAATGAAAGCATGTGTAATGCGGGCGTGTTTGCGATTCCGGAATGACCATCAACGCGGTAAACGAAAATCGGTTTTGTTCGGGTCAGCCGGTCAAGTTCCCGCCGATAAAGATGACGGTGTTCCCGGATTTGCTCCGGATCAAAGTTAAACGCCAAAATCAAAGGCAATTCCGACTTGTGATTCAGGGCTTCGGAAAGCAGTTCGAGGACTTCACTCACCGAACGGGCAGAGGAGAGGTCGGGAAAGAATTTTGTCAATCCATATTCTATCGGATGAGCATGGCTGTCAATAAATCCCGGCAGTATGAAATTATCAGATTCACAACGCTCCAATGGCACAAGCGCCTTAATTTTTCCGTTGTCGATGATTATCTTACCCGGAAATGGAGTAGCTGATGGAGCCGGAATTAAGTTTCCGGACAGTATTCTCATTTTCCTGTTCTGTTCAATAACGGACCAACTTCGTAATTATTTCAACATGAGTAGTCTGGGGAAACATATCAAGCGGCTCTACTGATTCACATCGGTAGCCTGATTGCTCCAGAATTGCCAGATCACGGGCAAGAGTTGCAGGATTGCAGGATATGTAAATTAATATCCTAGGACTCAGTGCTGTTACTTTTTTAAGTGTTTCCGGATTGCACCCCTTTCGCGGCGGATCGATTATGACAACATCTGCCTGCTCCAGACTGGCAATTACACGATTGACGTCATCATTGATAAAGGTAACATTCCCTGCCTGATTTATTTCGGCGTTAAATCTTGCGTCATTTACTGCTGCAGATTCGATTTCGACCGCGGTCACACTTTTAACCATTGCAGCGAGAACGATACTGAGCATACCGACACCGCAAAATAGATCAAGCACGGTCTCAGAACCCTGAGGTGATATCAGATCGATTAATTTCCGACAGAGTTCCTGGGCCTGATGTGGATTAACTTGAAAAAAGGACTGAGAGGAAATTCTGAATTTACGGTTGAGGATGATCTGGAAAGTATGGTCCGTTCCCGATAATTTGGTCGTCTGGGGACCAAGAATCCGATTTGTTTTATCAGGATTGATATTCTGTACTACACCAATTACCGTTGGCAAAGCAGTGATTGCGGAAATAAATCGCTGGTCCAGTTGGTTGGTTCGAGTAACAACGACGACCAGAATTCTGTGATCATAATTTTCGCGCAATACGATGTGCCGGATATTTCCCCGGTGAGCGATTTCATCATATGGCTTTTCCCGAGCAACAGCAATGCTGTCTAACAGCTGGCGCCTGATTTCATTGAATGATGACGGATGAAGATAACAAATCGGAATATCAAGCAGATGGTGTGTAGCCTTCTGGAAAAAGCCGATTTTTACCTGTCCATTGTGCCGAACCGGATACTGGGTCTTGATGCGGTAATGCCATGCTGGTCCCGGATTTCTTATATTGCTAACAGGAACAAAGATTTTCCCGATGTGCTGGAGTGCATCGTTAACCAGAAGTTTTTTAATTACCAGTTGGCCGGTATAATCGATATGCTGAAGCTGGCAACCACCACACAGACCGTAGAATTGACAACGCGGTTCAGTGCGCAGGGGGGAGGGTTGAATGATTTCTTCAATCTCGGCAACGGCATAATCTCTTTTTTTCTGAATAATTCTTGCACGCACTCTTTCCTCGGGAGCGGCAAAACGGACAAATACCTTTAATCCGTTCCATGTGGCAATTCCATCTCCGCCATATGTCAGCCGTTCAATTAAAAGTTCAACCCGTTCTTCAGACGAAACGATGGAACGGGTTACCATGCGGTTATGATCTGGCGGACAATTTCCTGCGCTAATTTGCCGAGTGCTTCTGTAATCGCTGCTTCATCAGTTTTGTGCGCGGGGTCATAGGAAATGCGACTAGTGACTGTACCCGAGTAAAAAGGTTCATTCCGGCTCTGGTCATGAACATCGAACTGTGCGGAAATGGTAATTTCATATGCGATGATATTCTGGGCAGCATCATAAGCACTGGCAGTGCGGTAAAATCCATTTATCAGCACCTGAAGAATAAGGTCCGACTGATCAAGACTGCTTATCCGGAGATTACGATCAGAATTAAATGCTACCGGCAGCTGTAGAAGCAGTTCTTCAGCAAGTCCGGGTTGCGTGGTTGAGTTTTCAACAGATTTCAGAGCAATTGTCCGAACATGTGAGGGCAGCAAAGAACGGGCAGAATAACCGCATCCATTTACTGCGATAAAAACCAAAACCAATTTTACAAGCTGCCGGCAAGTCATTGGTTCAGGAGTCTACTGTTTCAGCTTGCTGACGATCAATTCCGCAACTTTCTGTCCTGATAATAACATACCTCCGAATATCGGGCCCATTCGGGGTCCGCCCAAAACTGCATTTGCAGCCATGCCCACTACCCACAGCCCAGGATAGATTTCCCTGGTATTTTCAACGGTTAGCTGCTCAGCACGTTCTGCCCACATTGGTCCTTCGCCTTCAATATTACCCGATTGAGTGGGAAGAGTCACCTTGGCTTTGCGCACCAGCTGGTGAACGATTTCAGCCGCGTGACCGGTGGCATCAACAACCGCCTTCGCAGCAATTGTCAAAGGATCAACGTGAAGACGGGCCAGCTCCACTGCGCTCCAGTTGATAACTAAGCCGGAAACTTTGCGATCGATCAGCAGAAGGTCCTCTACACTCATGAGATTGAAAATTTTAACTCCAGAACGAGCCACCTTTACGAGTAATGCCCCCAGCAATTCCAAAGCATCAGCAACAAAGTATCCGGGGCGCTGTTCAACGGAATTAACTCCCAGCTCATTAATAATAGCAAGTGCTTCAGCTTGAATCACGATTTCAGAAAACATCATTCCGCCACCGGTTAATCCACCGCCAGGCTTGAGGCCGCGTTCAAAAACAACCGTTTTAAATCCTCGTTCAGCGATTTTCCAGGCTGCGGTTAAGCCTGATGGTCCGGCACCGACAACAGCGACATCCGATTCAACGTTATTGAGAAATCGGGAGTAGAACCGCTCAACAATTGCCCTTGTTATTTCTGTTTCTATTATACTCATAATTATTATCCTAAGCAGACTTGATACCAAGTCAAGACAGCAAATTACAACATTGATCTTTAGATTCCCCTTGACACAATAAATTGAACTGGTATAATGGAATGAATGCAAAATGATGTCAGTGTATCAGGAAATCCGATTCCGGTGGAAATAAGGATGCTGGCAGCATTTGGTTATCTGCCAATGCTGTTTATATTACCCTTAATTTTCGGACAACGGTATCGATTCAGTAAATTCCACGGGTTCCAGAGCCTCTTTCTGCTTATTGGATTGGCACTTATCTGGATTGCGATACTTCTCGCTGATGTGCTTTTGGGAAGTATCTTGGGGAAGATAATTCTTCTGGGATTCATATTCAAAGTAAGCGCCTGGATCATTCATAATCTGGTTGGCACTGTAATCTCAATTATTTATCTGATCCTAATCATATACTGTTTTGTCCAAGCCGCTGCAGGGCAGGAATGGAGAATTCCGGTAATCGGTATTCTGGCTCAGAGGTCAGTAAATTGACTTTAACAAATAAAAAGGAGGATAAAATGGAAGAAAATGAAACAGTACCCACCGGGAGCAGTGATGAGATTGAAAAGGGAAAAGGACTGGCATGGCTTTCTTATATTGGTATTCTCTGGCTCGTACCGCTGCTGGCGATGAAGGAAAATAATTTCTGCAAGTTCCATGTAAAACAAGGAATCATCCTTACAATATGGTTTTTTGCGATCGGCATTGTAGGTTCGATACCATTTGTCGGCTGGTTCCTAATTCTACCCCTCGGAACAATTTTGGGATTGATCTTGGCAATAATAGGGATCATAAACGCCGCCCAAGGTAAATACTGGCAGATGCCATTATTCGGCAAACTGGCACAAAACTGGTTTAAATTTTAACAGAGTTCCAGTTCTGATAATAAATATTATGTAAACTAAACGGAGCAGCCGTATTGGGTTGGAAGCAGGGTATTAGCCTTGGTTGTATAGGATTTTTTTATAATGTTTAATCAGCTCTTCCCCACACCGTTCCAAAGTGTAGTTATTGTAAATATGATCCCGCAATGCATGTGTCTTGGGCATGTTTAATGATTTTTCCAGGGCTTTTTCGATCGACGCTGGTGAATATGGATTCAAGTAAGTAGCGTAGCCACCAAAATATTCTTTGGTTCCGCCATATCTGGTAATACAGACTTTTGCACCTGCTATTCCAGCTTCAAGCGCTGCGAGCCCAGGAGTTTCGAAAAGTGAAGGCAGAATAAATGTATCACAGGCAGCGTATGCCGACTTGAGTATTTCCGAGTCATGTTCAACAGCAGAAAGCAGTTTAATTGACCGGGAGCGCTCGATTACTTCCAGACAGCGACGGGCATATTGGTTATTCAGTATTGGACCAATAATTACTGAGGGTATACCTTTCTTATCTAGTATCTTAAGGAGTGGAAGCAGGTTTTTTCGCCCCAAGCCAATATGACCAACATATAATACGAAATCTTTGATACCAAATTCCTGCACGAATCGCTCCGGGGAAGCGTAAAAAAAGCTTTTATCCACGCCATTGGGAACCCTGGCTGTTTTAGCCGCATCAATTTGCAAACCTTGGGTAATTAGAGTCTTTTCAGCTTCGGTATTTACAAGGATCAAATCTGCCATCTGGCATAGTTCCCGGCAGAACTGAATTTCAGTCCAGACCCCTCCCATTTTTCTTAATATACCCGAGACAAGAGTATTAAGCCTAAGTCGCAGATTATGATGCGCACTGTAGAAAACCGGTGTTAATACCAACTTTGCCCCCAGCATTTTTATTGATCTGCCTAAATGGTATGTGCCATTGTGGGCTGCAAAAAGGTGGAAAAGATCGTAATCGGCAAGGTTGTATTTCTTCCAGGGGCTGAATAATTCAATTTCTATGTTCTTTGTTTTCAGAACCCGTGCAGTTGAAGCAATTTGTATATCTACTCCACCACCAAGTATCTTGATAGAGGAAAATGATCCTATGAGAATTTTCATTCTGGGTTCTTTCTGAGTATACGCAGATCGCGCAATTGCCGTCTGAGAAGGCGGAGATGGTTTTTTAATTTCCATACAGGCGTTTCGTACCTGATTTTTGCAATATCCGCAGGACATGGTTTCTTTTCTACCGGCTTCCAATTAAGTGTTGTAAGTGAATATTTTCCAGAAACATACGGAACCCGGGCAGCAAACTCGTTTAATTCTATAACTAGTTCGAGTTCCGAATTGGGTTCGGTTACATCAATTTCCAGACTCTGTTCGCTAACGCGACATTGGTATTTTGACTTTTCTCTTTTCGTCCACCAATCGGTGAATTGAGTCATCGACATCCATCGTCCGCACCGATGAATTCCATATTCAACGACCGCTTTTATTACCCTTGGGAATCTGATTATTGTCAGCGGGTGATCATACAGGAAACAGGGTTCGTTTCTTGCTACCTGCAAATCAATGATATTTTTATAATATTCTATCATTGCGTCTTCATTCATGCCTGCAGCGATAAGTCTTCCGAGTGATACCGGATGAACTGGAACCTGAAGGACCGGAGTGAATGTTCCATCAATTACCGGTCTTGATGGTAAATCGTCGTAGGCATAGCAGAATTCGCTCGAATAAGTAAACCCCAGTTTTGCAAAGGCAGTTGCTATTGCCCGATGCCACTCACCATAAGGTGCGGCAACACCAGATGGTATTAGATTCATAAGCCTCATTTTTTCCAATCCATTATAGTAATTAGTGATATTCCGCTTTATATCGGGATATACAACATGGTAGTGGCAATGGAGCTGGACATCTTGGTTGGAAAGAACCGCGGCCCAAATCGGCGCCTCGTTAACAGTCACTTCTGAAGTCATTATAAACCAAGTCCATGACATTCCGAAACTTTCGGGGATACTCAGGCATTTTTTAATGATTTTAATCGGCGTGTAGTCAGTGTCAATGCGGAACCCAAATACTGATTTGCAGCCTGCCGGTACATAGGAAAGGTGAATGTAAGGGAGATTTTTCTGATTGAAAAACATGCGCAGGCAGGCAGCGATTAATCTTCTAACCCCACCGCGATCAACGCGAGCAACCGTTTCATCTGGGCATCTCCCCTGTCTAGTATAAAATTTTTTGGTCTGATACCCCCGATGCCGTAATGTTGAAAATGGGCTGCAGGGAATAACCATGGTTTCTCCGCCATCATAATAAACAAATGACAAACCGCGGTCGCTGTGTCCCAGGTTGGCATTTGCCGGAATGTCACATCGGCAGTTTATGTCAACCAGTTGCAGGTTGTGAAAGTATGGAAAATTATTTGCAGTTATGAATTTCACCGGACAGCTGCGGTTCTTCAATTCAGTATTAGGGTTCGGTGCGGAACTGAGTAGCAACTGATTGTCTTTCAGGTACACAAATACCGCTGCATTCTCTTTGTCATCTGTTACCGGCACGCCTTCCTGTCCAAGAATGGTTTCAAGGTAGAGATCGGGGTTTTCGAGATAAATCATAATAATACTGTCAGGTTCTGCTTAGCCTCCTATATATACTCAGAAGGACTTCTTCGGCAGCATGCCAGTTATATCTACTTTCAGCTGCTTTTCTTCCTGCTTCACCCCGTGCAATGGCCGCATCGGGTTCTGAGAGTATCTGTTCCATCGTTCGGGCTATTTCTTCCGGGCGAGTGGGATCGATAAGCCAGCCACACTCAGCATCGTTAATTATGCGGGCGATTTCTGGAAAGTTGCTGGCTACAATTGCAAGCCCGGCGACCATAAATTCAAAAAGTTTACTGGGCTGATTTGTCCAGTCGTTTCCTCGCCCGGGCTGCAAAAGGATTACACCACTAAGCGCAGATTTTAGGAGTTCGAACACCTGTTCATATGAATCAACACGTTCAACAAATTGAATGTTGTTTTCTAAATTGTTATTTTTGATATACGATTTAACCCATCGCTCAATATCATCGCGCGGATCAAATTCGCCCCGGACGATAAGTTTTACTTCAGGAAATCGCCGTTTTACTTCCCCCAGAGCAATTAAAAGTCGATCAAATCCGCGCGGACGACAGATCAGTCCGGTATAAATGAACCAGGGGTTTCTTGCAGTTTTATCCTTCTGGTGCGACACCAGAGGTGCATAGTTCGGCACAATGTTCACCACTGCCCTGCGCCTTCGAAACCGGAAAGCCCTCAATTGGTTAGTTTCAATTATTGCGTCTGCCTTTCTGACTGCCTGATATTCAAGATAGTTGATGAGTAACCAGGCAAGTATCCTGATAAATAGTGGTAAATCAGTTCGGTCCAGATATTGACGGGGAAACCACTCGCTGGATTCATAGACAACCTTTATGTGAGGCCTGAAAGCTTTAATATTCAGGCCAACGGCGAGACACCATGGGTCAATGCAATGATAAACATTCGCATTTTCTTTCCAAGCTAAACGGGCAATTTCCCAGAGCGTTCTGGTTTTCTTAATCTGCCACCTTTCGGGTATAGCAATGACTTTTATTCCTTTGAAATAAAAAATATGGGTATTAAATTTATTTCCCAGCCCGATAACAGTAACCTTGAACCCCGCCTGAGAGAGAGAGAGAGCCTCGCGATCAAGAAATCTGCTGTATTCTGCCGGATATGAAGAAGTAAGGAGACAGACATGTTTATTAATTGCGGTCATGCGTTTTCAATTACAGAAACGACACTGCCTAATTTTGTGGATGAGCTGGTTCTGACTGTTCTCCGGTTCCAGCTGGCAGCTGTCCCAATGCACGAAGGCATTCCCGGGCGGTGTTGACATGAATTTCTACTGTATCCTGTGTATTGAGCGCATAGCCTCCAGCGAGTACGGGCACGACCGGTATTCCGTTCCGATGGCAGTTTTCGATCACTATCCGGTCGCGCAACGCCAGCCCCCGTTTTGTTAAACGAAGCGTTCCTAACTGATCATCGATATAGGGATCCGCACCTGCAACATAGATGACAAATTGAGGTTTGTGGTCCGAAATGATCTTGGGAACCGCCGTGCTCAGATGCTGGTTGTACTCTTCATCCCCCGTCTCATCCTCGAGACCTATGTCCCATGAAGAACGCTCCTTTATGGGATACAGGTGTTCCTGATGGATGGAAAATGTGAAAACCCTTGAATCATCCTGAAAGATGCGGGCGGTGCCGTTACCCTGATGCAGATCACAGTCAATTACCGCCACCCTTTCTATCTTACCCTCTTTTTGCAATTTTTTTATTGCAACTGCAATATCATTAATATAACAGAACCCCTCGGCATGGTCGGCAAAGGCATGGTGAAAACCGCCGCCAATGTGCATGGCGATACCGTCTTCCAGGGCAAATTGGCAGGCAAGGATAGTTCCAGAAGTATGAAGCATATAACCATAAACAATATCCCAGGTAAGCGGAAGTTCGGAACGGACAGTTCTTGATGTCCAGCGCAGGTTCAGCAGATCATCTACATATTCTTTAGTATGAACAAGTCGAATATCATCAATTACCGGCTCGGGTGGCTCAAAGAAATCCGATTCCTTTGCCAAGCCGTTGCCTAAGAGGGAAGCCTTTACCAATTTGTACTTGTCGGTTGGGAATACATGGACGCCAATATTAAAATGATAGCGGTCAGAATATACAAAACGCATACTCTGTGAATTTTAGACCGGATCTATTCTAATGTCAATGGAAAACAGCGCTGAATTTTATCTACACCATAGCCACTGGAGCAGAATTTGCATTAGCAGAATTTTAAAATAATATTAATCTTAATGATTCAGAATATTTTTCACCATACGACTATCATTGGAGTGCGCCGTGACGGCAGGGTGGCAATGGCGTCAGACGGTCAGGTTACTTTTGGTGAAACTATTCTCAAACATTCTGCCCGCAAGATCAGAAAACTCCACAACGGGAGAGTTCTTGTTGGATTTGCCGGAGCAACGGCTGATGCCTTCACTCTTTTTGAACGGTTTGAAGCAAAACTTGAGGAATATGCGGGTAATTTATCCCGAGCGGTTGTCGAACTGGCAAAGGATTGGCGCACCGATCGGGTTTTGCGCCGGCTTGAAGCGCTGCTGGGCATTATGGACAGAGAACATTCTTTTATCGTCTCCGGCTCCGGGGATGTGATCGAACCGGATGACGGGATTATCGCTATCGGCTCGGGAGGCACTTACGCCCTGATTGCTGCTCGCTTGCTGTTGAAATATACCTCGCTTTCCAGCGAGGAAATTGTTCGGGAGGCGATTCAGCAGGCGGCTGCAGTCTGTGTTTATACGAATAACGAAATCTACATCGAAACCATTAGAAGTTGATGATGTCAGTCATTGAGTAAAATCCGGCGGGTTGCCTGATGATCCAGCGGATGGCTGCAAGGACACCAGCTGCAAAGGCGGCTCGACTTTCGGCTTTATGAATCAGCTCTAAACGTTCACCGGTACCGCCAAAAATGATTTGATGTTCGCCTACTACGTCACCGGTCCTTATTGAAATTACCGGAATTTCTGTTCTGCCCGTTGCCAGCTGCAATTCCTCAGTCAGTTGCCGGGCAGTTCCTGATGGGGCATCCTTTTTTTTCTTGTGGTGAATTTCAATCAGGTGGATATCGTATTTATTGCCTAACAGCTGAGCCGCTTGCACGGCGATTCTGGAAAGAACTGCAATCCCCAAAGCAAAATTAGGTGCCCAGACAACAGGAATTTTCTTGCCAGCCTCGCGAACTGTTCTTAACTGCTCGGCGCTGAAACCGGTGACACCGGTGATAAAAGACGTGCCCCTTTCGGTACAGAGATTAACATTTTTAACCACAGTGACAGGATTTGAAAAGTCGACAACCACATCGACACTGGTCAAGCAGACAGAAAGTTCGGTAACAATTGTACCGGAACCGACGGGAGCACCAATCTGGGGATGTTCGGGTGCTTCAACGCCGCCCACCACCTCAATATCAGACTGTTGGGATAGCAACCGCCTTATTTCATTTCCCATTCGTCCGGCGCAACCAACAATGACTACTTTAATCATGCTTGATCCGCAATCCGTAGTTCTGCAACGCCTGTCGGAGCAGCGCTTTTGAACTGGAACTTAAAGGACTTAATGGAAGTCGCGGGTAGCCGGCAGGCATCCCGAGCATATTCATTGCAGCTTTAACCGGAATGGGGTTGGTTTCAAGAAAAAGCGCCTTAATCAAAGGAAATAATTTCAGGTGGCGTTTCCGGGCCGACTCCGTTTTCCCCTCCAGATAATCATCAACCAGCGCCTGGACGTCATCCGGAACGATATTGGAAACAACCGAAATCACTCCGCGACCGCCGAGCGACAAAATTGGAAGAGTGAGAGAATCATCACCTGAAAGTACGGTTATTCGATCGCCGCAACGGATGAGAATATCGCTAACCTGGTCAAGATTTCCTGATGCCTCTTTTACTGCTACTATATTAGGACATTCATTTACCAACCGTTCGATTGTTGCCGGTTGAATGTTGACAACGCTGCGCGGTGGAATGTTGTAGATAATCAGTGGCAAACGGGTTGCCTCAGCACAGGCACGAAAATGCTGGTAAAGT is a window from the candidate division WOR-3 bacterium genome containing:
- the rlmD gene encoding 23S rRNA (uracil(1939)-C(5))-methyltransferase RlmD, with product MVTRSIVSSEERVELLIERLTYGGDGIATWNGLKVFVRFAAPEERVRARIIQKKRDYAVAEIEEIIQPSPLRTEPRCQFYGLCGGCQLQHIDYTGQLVIKKLLVNDALQHIGKIFVPVSNIRNPGPAWHYRIKTQYPVRHNGQVKIGFFQKATHHLLDIPICYLHPSSFNEIRRQLLDSIAVAREKPYDEIAHRGNIRHIVLRENYDHRILVVVVTRTNQLDQRFISAITALPTVIGVVQNINPDKTNRILGPQTTKLSGTDHTFQIILNRKFRISSQSFFQVNPHQAQELCRKLIDLISPQGSETVLDLFCGVGMLSIVLAAMVKSVTAVEIESAAVNDARFNAEINQAGNVTFINDDVNRVIASLEQADVVIIDPPRKGCNPETLKKVTALSPRILIYISCNPATLARDLAILEQSGYRCESVEPLDMFPQTTHVEIITKLVRY
- a CDS encoding glycosyltransferase, producing the protein MTAINKHVCLLTSSYPAEYSRFLDREALSLSQAGFKVTVIGLGNKFNTHIFYFKGIKVIAIPERWQIKKTRTLWEIARLAWKENANVYHCIDPWCLAVGLNIKAFRPHIKVVYESSEWFPRQYLDRTDLPLFIRILAWLLINYLEYQAVRKADAIIETNQLRAFRFRRRRAVVNIVPNYAPLVSHQKDKTARNPWFIYTGLICRPRGFDRLLIALGEVKRRFPEVKLIVRGEFDPRDDIERWVKSYIKNNNLENNIQFVERVDSYEQVFELLKSALSGVILLQPGRGNDWTNQPSKLFEFMVAGLAIVASNFPEIARIINDAECGWLIDPTRPEEIARTMEQILSEPDAAIARGEAGRKAAESRYNWHAAEEVLLSIYRRLSRT
- the dapB gene encoding 4-hydroxy-tetrahydrodipicolinate reductase, whose translation is MIKVVIVGCAGRMGNEIRRLLSQQSDIEVVGGVEAPEHPQIGAPVGSGTIVTELSVCLTSVDVVVDFSNPVTVVKNVNLCTERGTSFITGVTGFSAEQLRTVREAGKKIPVVWAPNFALGIAVLSRIAVQAAQLLGNKYDIHLIEIHHKKKKDAPSGTARQLTEELQLATGRTEIPVISIRTGDVVGEHQIIFGGTGERLELIHKAESRAAFAAGVLAAIRWIIRQPAGFYSMTDIINF
- a CDS encoding sulfide-dependent adenosine diphosphate thiazole synthase, coding for MSIIETEITRAIVERFYSRFLNNVESDVAVVGAGPSGLTAAWKIAERGFKTVVFERGLKPGGGLTGGGMMFSEIVIQAEALAIINELGVNSVEQRPGYFVADALELLGALLVKVARSGVKIFNLMSVEDLLLIDRKVSGLVINWSAVELARLHVDPLTIAAKAVVDATGHAAEIVHQLVRKAKVTLPTQSGNIEGEGPMWAERAEQLTVENTREIYPGLWVVGMAANAVLGGPRMGPIFGGMLLSGQKVAELIVSKLKQ
- a CDS encoding glycosyltransferase family 4 protein → MKILIGSFSSIKILGGGVDIQIASTARVLKTKNIEIELFSPWKKYNLADYDLFHLFAAHNGTYHLGRSIKMLGAKLVLTPVFYSAHHNLRLRLNTLVSGILRKMGGVWTEIQFCRELCQMADLILVNTEAEKTLITQGLQIDAAKTARVPNGVDKSFFYASPERFVQEFGIKDFVLYVGHIGLGRKNLLPLLKILDKKGIPSVIIGPILNNQYARRCLEVIERSRSIKLLSAVEHDSEILKSAYAACDTFILPSLFETPGLAALEAGIAGAKVCITRYGGTKEYFGGYATYLNPYSPASIEKALEKSLNMPKTHALRDHIYNNYTLERCGEELIKHYKKILYNQG
- a CDS encoding histone deacetylase, translated to MRFVYSDRYHFNIGVHVFPTDKYKLVKASLLGNGLAKESDFFEPPEPVIDDIRLVHTKEYVDDLLNLRWTSRTVRSELPLTWDIVYGYMLHTSGTILACQFALEDGIAMHIGGGFHHAFADHAEGFCYINDIAVAIKKLQKEGKIERVAVIDCDLHQGNGTARIFQDDSRVFTFSIHQEHLYPIKERSSWDIGLEDETGDEEYNQHLSTAVPKIISDHKPQFVIYVAGADPYIDDQLGTLRLTKRGLALRDRIVIENCHRNGIPVVPVLAGGYALNTQDTVEIHVNTARECLRALGQLPAGTGEQSEPAHPQN
- the hslV gene encoding ATP-dependent protease subunit HslV, with the protein product MIQNIFHHTTIIGVRRDGRVAMASDGQVTFGETILKHSARKIRKLHNGRVLVGFAGATADAFTLFERFEAKLEEYAGNLSRAVVELAKDWRTDRVLRRLEALLGIMDREHSFIVSGSGDVIEPDDGIIAIGSGGTYALIAARLLLKYTSLSSEEIVREAIQQAAAVCVYTNNEIYIETIRS
- the lptE gene encoding LPS assembly lipoprotein LptE → MVLVFIAVNGCGYSARSLLPSHVRTIALKSVENSTTQPGLAEELLLQLPVAFNSDRNLRISSLDQSDLILQVLINGFYRTASAYDAAQNIIAYEITISAQFDVHDQSRNEPFYSGTVTSRISYDPAHKTDEAAITEALGKLAQEIVRQIITAW
- the dapA gene encoding 4-hydroxy-tetrahydrodipicolinate synthase, whose product is MFTGCITALITPFKEEELNLDGMRENIRFQLQTGVQGILVCGSTGESPCLNETEWEMVIQTAVAEAKGKIPVIAGAGTNSTWKSVRQIRRAEELGVDAVLVVAPYYNKPTQEGLYQHFRACAEATRLPLIIYNIPPRSVVNIQPATIERLVNECPNIVAVKEASGNLDQVSDILIRCGDRITVLSGDDSLTLPILSLGGRGVISVVSNIVPDDVQALVDDYLEGKTESARKRHLKLFPLIKALFLETNPIPVKAAMNMLGMPAGYPRLPLSPLSSSSKALLRQALQNYGLRIKHD